From Fusarium oxysporum f. sp. lycopersici 4287 chromosome 13, whole genome shotgun sequence, one genomic window encodes:
- a CDS encoding shikimate kinase gives MSDLKRPEVKPVPKGHRWILFVSGPTASGKTSVAKFIAEKLDLKFVEGDDFHPKTNIEKMSHGQPLTDQDRYGWLQALHEHATHHPIGPGTEHLVVTCSALKRQYRDMLREGSDKAGDLRVHFLHLDAPEEVLTKRAAARKGHFAGPALVHSQFEVLERPTEDEKDVLIVSVDQSVEDVQREALERVKELLDDDPK, from the exons ATGAGTGATCTAAAGAGACCAGAAGTAAAGCCAGTGCCCAAAGGACACCGATGGATCCTTTTCGTCTCGGGCCCGACAGCATCCGGCAAGACTTCAGTCGCCAAGTTCATAGCAGAGAAGCTCGATCTCAAATTCGTCGAAGGCGATGAT TTCCATCCAAAAACCAACATCGAGAAAATGAGCCACGGCCAACCCCTCACCGATCAAGACCGCTACGGCTGGCTGCAAGCTCTCCACGAACACGCCACTCACCATCCCATTGGTCCAGGAACAGAACATCTCGTCGTCACCTGTTCAGCACTTAAGCGCCAGTACCGTGATATGCTCCGCGAAGGATCTGATAAAGCCGGTGATTTGCGAGTGCACTTCTTACATCTTGATGCACCGGAAGAAGTGCTCACAAAACGAGCTGCTGCGAGGAAGGGACATTTTGCAGGACCTGCGCTTGTGCATAGCCAGTTTGAGGTTCTGGAGAGGCCGacggaggatgagaaggatgtttTGATCGTCAGTGTTGATCAGTCGGTTGAAGATGTTCAGAGGGAGGCGTTGGAGAGAGTTAAGGAGCTGTTGGATGATGACCCTAAGTGA